The DNA window GAACGCCTTGCTACTGCTAAGAAGCATGGCTTCAGCTTCTTCATGGTCCGTGGGGATGAGGAAGGTCCTGCCTTCATCTACTCCATCGGTATGTCCCAGCATGGGCTACCTGATGTGCTGATGTTCCTCGACTCCGAGTACGTCGCACCACAGATGGGGTTCCTGACGAATCTCCTCAGTCATCTGATTGAAGGCTCAAAGCTCTTCGATGCAGACGCACTTATTCGTTCCATTCATGGTTCGAAGAAGGTTGTGTCTGATCCAGAGATTGAGTACACCTTCACTGTTCTCAGTCCTTCAGATACTGACAAGGCAGTGCACGACTACATGTGCCGCTGCCACTACTTCAGGCGTGTCTTGGGTGACCCATCTGTGATGGTCATCTCCAGTGACTTCAACCCCTCCTGGAGGGATGTCACTGACAAGGCAATTGCCTGATTCATTAGCCCCCTGCCGGGGGCTTTTTTCTTTCGTGTTCAATCGAAAGATTCCAATGACTACTGTCCCTTTCTCTGCATCACTTGAAGCAGAACTTGCTCAGCGTGAGGCATGGCATAACGCATCTCGCATCCAACGGTGTGAGAACGCTCAGTCCATCATCAGGCTGGCATCCCCTCTCACTGTCCTCAAGGATGTGTGGGTCTTGTATCCATACACATCCTTTGAAGGACGCACCCACTACCGCAAGGTGAAGGAGTGCAGGGATGTTCTGATCTGATGCAGAACCTAAGGCCACCTCTCGGTGGCTTTTTTCAATCGTGTTCATCACATATTTCTAATGTCTTCCTACTTCACCTCGATCACCCTTGGCGTGGGTCTTGGCTTCATCCTCTGCGTAGCAGGGTCAAAGATGACCGAAGCCTATGCACAGGACATCTGCAAGGACCTAACTGATACACATCAGATTGTTCTTGTCGATTCATTCATGGGCTCTACCTACACCTGTGTTGATCGCAGATATCTCTGATCCACTAGCCACCTGCCGGTGGCTTTTTTCATTCGTGTTCCTCTCATATTTCTCTGATATGTCACACATTCTGTATTCCCTCAACCGCACCATCGGTGACTTCGCTGTGCGCCGCCCCGAGACATGGATCTACTCCTGTGCTCTGGTCGGTATTGCACTAGGCATCGCCATGCTTGGTGGTATCGGGTATGTCTTTGGCATGCCCTTCCACCAGTCCACTTATGGCATGTATGCCGGTCTTGCCTTCTACGCCTTCTGGTTTACCTGCAACGTAGATGCCATCAAAGAAGCATCTGATGTGCAGATCGCGAATATCAAGCGTCTACGCGGTTGATATCAATGGCCGCCAGGTATGGCGGCTTTTTCTATCTATGTCCTTCACTATCTAAATACTTATGGAACTAACCCCCTCCGACAAGCAAGAGCTTGCCTTCTGGGCAGCTGTTGCTGATGCCGAAATGACATCACCCCAGTCCAGAGCAAATGCTCAACGCGCTCGCGGTGAAGCCAAGGCTTCCGACCGCCGTAAGCGCCAAGGATTTGGCTGACCCATATAGCCACCTGACGGTGGCTTTTTCTCATCGTGTCCTCACAGGACAAATAACCACTTACACAGGAGATAACAAATGCCTTCATATAAAATATGGGGAATGAAGAAACGAATTCACATCGGAGAAATACAAGTACAGCAAATACCTACCGATGATTCATCACAAGAATCACCTGGTACCTGGACTATCCGTAGGATGTGTGTAGAAAACATGGAAGGAGAACCTCTCACCAGAGGGTTTGGCATTGCTAGTCGTTGGGATGAATCGCAACAAGAGACTTCAGACTCAATCTTTGAAGAATCCTTCAAGAAGAAAGTCGTCAATGTTGCCAAGACAGTCGCTGTTACTGCACCTGCCGCAGTCGTAGCTGTTGTTGCAACTCCAACTGTTGCTGCCCCTATGGCTGCTGTTGCGGTAGCCACTGCAGTTGTTCATACAGCACTAAATGATAACAATGTTGATCATTCATTTAACTGTCCTTAATCATTAGCCACCTGACGGTGGCTTTTTCTCATCGTGTCCTCTTAGGACAACTAACCACCTACATAGGAGCATTATGCGACTTCCAGTATTCGGTCGTTCAGACCTATTCATTCATGTCGGATCTACCAAGGTCCAATCAATACCTGACCCTAACCGTCAAGGTGAGGAGCAGTCTCGTTTCTGGAAACTCTTTCGGGTCTCACTCGAAAGTGTTGATGGCAAACATTGCTCCCCTGGGTTAGGTGTTGCTATCCCTTGTGAGCCCGGTTATCCCGAGCCTACAAAGAAGGCAGACAAGAAGGAGAAGTCTTCCGACAAGGAGACTGATACTCCTACCCCTCAAAAACCTGAGGATGTCGTCACACCCGTATCACCTACTGAGGTGATGCCTACGGAAAAGGTTGACACCCGTACACCAGAAGCAGCCGCTAAGGCTGAAGCTGCTGTAGCGGCATACGAAGCTGAGGAACGAGACTATCTCAATAGTCACATCAACGAAGATGATACTTATGAACCTGAATACGACCCTACTCTAGATATGATTGGTGTCGCATGTATGGGCTTTATGTGATCACATCGGCAATGTGTTTGGGCCTGCATCATCTGCGGGTCCACCAAACGTACTTGCCATCGCATGGGTGAGGTCAATCAGACCTGCACCAGCTGCTGTAATTCCACCTGCTTGCAGTGCTCTTGTTCCATACAAAGCAGTCTTACCTTGCCAGCTATTATCAAAACCACTACGATCTTTATGAATCAGTTCACTTACATCATCTAAGTAACCTCTTGCTCCCTCAGGAACATAATTACCCATACGTCCATATGTATTCCGAGCAAATTCCTGCACTCGGTCATCCATACGATTAAGACCACCACCGAGGTCATTCATCAACTCTCTCAACCGGTGTGCGCCAGGATTAGCCATAACATTTCTACACTTGTTACCCCTATTGTATGTAATGTCAGACAGCTCTGATTTACAGACCAGGGTGTAACGCTTTTGCAGATAAAAGACATGCTTTATTGACTACCACGGTAGTCGTGATCCACAGTGCGCCAGGTGCCATCCTCCGCTCAATTCGTTGGGCGTCGCTACCGCATATTTATATGCCTCCCCGCTCATGTTTTTCATGGGCGTAACTATGGCCGCCAGGTATGGCGGCTTTTTTAGTTCGTGCTCTCACAGAGCAATATCCCTATCCCCAGAACATCACTGGGCTACCTCTACATGCCACAACAAGTCGCATCTCAGATTGACAACCAAATCATTGCTCCTGCTGTTTGGGTCTTCAGCCTACATTCCAAAGATGCACCTAATCCAGACAAAGCTGGAGTAGTCGGGCATATCGAAATAACTGATCGTAAAACATTAAGCGATCTAGCTGATACTTTTTACTTTGAAGTATTTAAAGATTACAATGCTTCTGAAGGAAGAATCACTTGTTCGACCAATACCTCCCTTGTCCTGTATTTCCATGAAGACCATCCCAAAATGATGATGGTTCTTCCTAAAGGAACGCGCAAGCACAAATCTAAGAAAGGCTTTGCCTGATGCCACACAAGGGACACCTGCCGGTGTCTCTTTTTAATTGTGTACAACATATAACTCACTACTCATGGATAACATCCCCTTCGATCAATACGATCGCTCACAACTTGCTGAATTCCTTGGTGAATCAGCTTGTTTCATGGGCACCGTAGTCAATATCAAGTCACCTACCCCAGACAAGAAATTCGCATGCCTGCGTAATGTCCGTATCACACATCGTGATGATTCGGTTCGCTTTATTGACCGCCCATACGTCACATGTGACCACATCTGGATCGATATCTCCTGTATTGATGCATTCAAGACACGTATCACTGATACGGTCGTAGGGATGTGTACCGTTTACGAATATTCTCGTAAAGACGGCACTAAATCCTTCTGCCTACGCTTCAAAGAGCAAGGCATGACAGATGGCACTCTCCTGAAGAAGTTCTTCGAGCAAATCGGAGAAATTCGAAAGGTATCTGAAATGATCACCCTCGATCAGCAACACAATCTGATCAATACACTCATCGAGAAGACAGAGGAAATCGCTATGAGCGGCAACATCTGTTTCTTCGATGAAACACAGGCTTCATTCCTGAAGACGATACAGAAGTATCGCGGTCGCATTAAGCAGGCTGCCGGAGTAATCCTCCCCTGCAATCGTGCAGGCAGGCGCTTCCGTCGCGAACAAGGCGTTACTCGTCATCGCATACAGCAGCCTAAAGCTCACGGCTTTGGCTAATCCAATAGCCACCTACCGGTGGCTTTTTCAATCGATGTAATCATCAAATTTCTAATTACTATGCTTCACATCTATTGGACTGAGATCGCTTGCTACATCAAGTATGTCAAGGGTACTCAACGCAGACAGATCCGAGACAGATTCCGCATCTACGTCAACGCAAAGGGTTGCGTAAAAGGTAAGTCTGAAAGGACTGGCAAGGAGTTTAACTTCACATCATTAGAAGATCTACACTCTAAGATTTCATCGCTTACTAAAATCCAATACAGATTAGAGAGCGGTGCAATACCTACTCGTGTAACAAGCATCTGAAACAGCCTAAGAAGGACACCTGCCGGTGTCTTTTTTAAATCGTGTCCTACACATAATTCACATGACAACCACCTCCTCCTCCTTCCCTTCTGCGATCGAGGCTTACGAGATACAGAAGACCGGTGTAGCAAAGAACCACGGTTTCGCCTTATTCCCGATTCGTGGAGATGAGACCCATCCCGGTTTCATTTACACAGTCGGTATGGCTCAGCACGGTCTGCCAGAGCTCCTCGTGTTTTTCACAGAGGGGATGGCTCCTGGTACCAACAATATGGTGATCCAGGTAGCTCAGCACCTGATTACAGGTTCGAAGCGATTCGAGATCGCTCCCCTACTTCGCTCATTCATCAGAGCAGGTATCACGGTTAGTGATCCAACGATTCACTATCACCCTGAATTTCTCAGAGGTGATGACCTGAAGTATGCCTACCAGGCATATGTCACCAGAGCGATGCGTCTCCGTCAGGAGCTCGGCATGCCTAAAGGAGTATTAGTACTCAATCATGCTGATGTTCCCAGCATCCAGCAGCAGCGTGCCATGGCAATGCTGTCTGCTAGCTGAGTGAAGAGGCCACCTATCGGTGGCTCTTTCAAAGGGTGTCCCAGTCATGGGATGTCCTTTGCATATAAACCAATGCGTTCTATCTATAACGACAACAACGATTCCTGCTCCACTGATCTTTATACATACGGTGATTTCACCGGCATGCGTAAATGTTATCAGGAGCTAGGACTAGATGTGCCAACTGATGATGACTACTACTCATCAGATAATGACACTGCAATCGATGTAGTCGAAATCTTCTGATCGTAATCACCAGCCACCTGTCGGTGGCTTTTTTCATTCGTGTCCTCTCGTAGGACGTTCTCTCGTATCCAGCATGTACTGGATTCACTTCATGGCTACTGCCAATACCGCTACAACCCTGTCCAACACTGCTGTCTCCACTGAGAAGCCGCTTCCCAAAAACTACGCAGGATTTAATTCCTTGACACTGGAGGGACGAATTTTCAATGCGGAACTCGTCACCCGTGACGGTCAAGAATTCCTGTCTGTGTCTGTCATCCAAAATCTTCAGGATGACGACATGGGATGTGAATTCTGTTTCACAAACAGCAATGGCCTGATGTCACTTTACAAAAAGGGATATCTGCCTGCTGGCCGTCGCTGCCACGTTGTCGGGCACGTCAAAGAAGTCACCTCGACATGGACTGATAAGGCGACTGGTGAGGTGAAACTCCTCAAAAGACCTCGCGTCCGTATGGACCAGGTGACAGTCACAGTCGGAGCTATGCCTGCGGCTAAGAACTGATCACGGTGGCAGCATCCTCGGATGTGTAAGTCCACCCTTGCCCAACATTGGGCGTGATCCTTATCCCTTTTTGAAGTGGCCCATCACATGCTCACGTCAGTGGGCGAAATCACAAGAGGCCACCTACTCGGTGGCTCTCTTTTTCACTTGTATCCCATATACGTAACTACTTTTTATGACTACCTCCCGCCCCGAGGATTTTCCTGCCTCGATTTCAATCGAACAGCTACAACAGCTGCATAAATCCGCAACAACAGAAGCATCTGCACAGTCAGAGGGTTCTGAAGACTATCAAGAACGAATCGAACGGGTATCTGCTGAGATTATCGAAGCGATGAGTGAGAAGTTCGATGATCACATGATTCCAAAACTGGTTATCCTCCGTCTCATCAATCAGATGATGGGATGGGCTCTGAGTAATCAAGATCTCGCTGCCAAGCACGAAGATTTAAATAATCTCGCTTCATTCGCCTCCATGGCTGCACAATTATCGGCATCGTCCGTAGCTGTGCAAAATATTTACATGGGCGAGGAAGACTTTACCCATCCTCACAACATCGAGAAGCAATCTGACTAGATCCTGCTTGATATACAGATGATCACCCCCATATGTCCTTAATTATGAGAATGATTATCATTCTTACTGGACATGTCTAGGGATCATCCACTGATATCTACTGATATCCCCCGATCATTTACTGATCACCCCCGATGTCTAGAAATATGGGCGAATATGCCTATATTTTCTACGACTCATTCCTCTATCTAAAAATATGGAGTAAATACAGCTGTAAATTCTACTGTCTGACTCTATATATTCCGATAGATTACTTAATAATAGCTTAACACTCCTATTATTCGCCTACATTTGCGTAAATCCGCAGTATTACTAGGGTTTATCTCCCGATATCTACGGAAATTAGGCACATCCTGGTAGTGAAATCGTCAATCCACTACATTGACACCCAGATATCTAATAATTCAGTAGTGATAATGATTCTCATTCCTATATGAGTACAATATCGCACTGATTTATACCTATATCTATTACATCTACCTCCTATCTCTAGCTTTGATTCCTATCAATAGCCACACCCCCCTAGTTAACACAGTCGCATCAGCGTCTGCAGTTACTTGCGTTTCTCGGTCGTAGACCTGGACGCAATACTAATGCTCTTACATTTACTGAATACCTTTCAGAAAACTTTGGAGAGTGTTCGTTAACTGGAGCATACCCACCGTTCATAGTGAATTATTTTCTACAAAGTGAGAATCATTCTCATAAATGAACTCATTATGGCCGCGAGGTGTCGCGGCTTTTGGTCTTAGTGGCGTCAGGTTTGCCTGTATAAGCCCACATAAAGCTCAAGCTTGAGCGTAATAACAAAACAACCCCTACCCATACAAAATCCTATGTCTATTCAATCAATAACAGAAGCAATTCAGACCGAATGGGATCGTCAATTCGCTGAAGTTTGGCCTCAAGAAGCTAAAGATGCTCAAGCCTTCAAGAATGACTGCCCTCCCGACAGCGACGCTGAAGAGTATCAAGACATCATCTTCACTCACATGATGCGTGAACTCAATGAGTATCGCGAAGACCGCTATGAAGAAGATAACCTCGACGACTTGGAAACACAGCTTTCAGTCGAAGCACAGATTTATTACATCTGGTGGTCGATGCTTAATTTGGATCGAGAATCAATCGAATTCAAGATCTCACAGCACGGCAACATCCGTTCCTGCTGGAAAGAAAGCATGTCCTACTACGCAACTTCACTTCGTGGCAACGGACTACTAGCAGCTGCTGATGCTCTTGACGCTAAAGTTCAAGCCCTCGAATCGCCCATCTCGGTGATGCAGTGGGTCACAAACATTGTGGAGCAAAACAGTAACTAAATGCTGACTTAAGGTGTCTTATGACGTAAGACAGGGCAAATCCCTTGCAGCGCAATGTGTCTCAAGGATTTGTCTTACCTGTCACAGAAACTCCCTATATATACCTTTTTTAAATAGGGTTTTCCACAGGTCTCTTCTACTTTTTATATTGCATATGTTTTTGAGATCAAAGACATAAGACAGAAGGGTATATAAACAGTGAAATGCATTGCCCTGCAGTGGTTTTCAGCTGTCTTAGGACAAAAAATCGTGCTAAGTCACCCTTCCCAAAACCCTTGGTATGACTAGAACTGCTGTCTTATCACTGCTTTTTTTCGAACCTCGTCGTAAGACACTTTTTGTATCACTATGTACTCAAGTAGAGCGAAGTGTCTTATCACGACGATTTTGATAAGTCAGACGTAAGACAAAACACAAATAAACAACAATCCAAATTACAAACAAAATGACAACTCAATCAGAAAAAAGAAATCAACGCATTGTTGCAATCACCCGTGACCAACAAATGCTTGACGGAACAGCTGCTCAAATAGCTGAAATAATCAAACATCCATCACATGTTATTCATCGTGTATGCCAAGGCAACCGGCAAACCGTAGGTGGCTGGACTTGCAGGTATCTCAATGACATCGAGAACGACTCCGACGTCTATAACTATATGGTCGAATATTTCGACTCTGCCTCAAAGCCTGTTCACACATAAGGGTGTAATGCTTTTGCAAATAAAAGACATGCTTTAGTAGACCATACTGTTCAAACACATGACTGACATCCCAGACAAGATTGACTTCGGACAGCTTCAACAATACGCAGAGACTGCCACATCTGGTATCTCTGCAGTAGATGCCGAAGAACTCATCTCATTATGCGATACATACATCGAGAATCTTGACGACATGATCGAAAAGATCGATGCCTGTATGACATCCACCATCACCCCTGAGAGATGGCAGTACTTTGTCACTGCACGTAAGTCTCTCAAAATAGCTCGCCGTAACTTTAGAGCTGCCACACGCAGATAATCAGCTACACCTGTCCGTTTATCGGACGTGATCCTACCTTGAGCCAGGCGATCTCTGTGGCTTCATCACTGATGTATAAGTCCACAACTTGTCCCATTCGTGGGACGTAATTACACATTAGGAATCACTATGGCCGCCAGGGATGGCGGCTTTTTTAATAAGTGTCCTCAGGACCAGTAAACAAACTATCTATACAGTCAAATGACTACAAATACTACACAATCAAAATCACATAATGTTCCTACTCGTATTACACGTGGACGGCAACAGTTAATTAGACATCCGCTTTGCCAAAAAGGTTCTGATCGCACAATTATGTCCGGTCACATCGGACAACTTGTAATGATGAAAGGCCGAATTGACAAATTCTTCAAACAAGAAAACGGAAAATTTACAATTCTGTTCACTGAGATTGATGTTGTCCTTTGGGACGAAAGAAACCTACCTAAACCACAGCAGACGTTAATGCCAATTGATCATCTATGGCAGACAGACATTACTATCAGTGACAGACAATTTGCTTTAGCTGTAGGGGATTTGTGGGGTGGAGTGGGTCATATATACCCATACACACGTACAAATCAAGAGCGCTCTTACAACGTCGTCACTACACCATCAATCACAGCATCTCGATACATCAGTACGTCTTTAATGCAAATGTTCAACGCAATCATAAATTGTGAGAATACAAAATCTGATTATGCAACGATGGTCCACGCAATGGATCGTATACGTACGAACTGCCTTGCAGGATCATTCAATACCCCCCAAGGGAATAAAACGCTAATCAATCCCATATTTCATACAAAAAATGAGTTAAATACAATACTGAATCAGATTGAACGCAAGGTGCATCACTTTGTAAAAAGTGGAAACTTGCAAAGCCTAAGTAAATATATTGACCAAATTGCGTTTCATATGGAACGCGGATACCTCTTCTTCCAATAGTTAAATATGATTGGCATCGATTTAATCGTGTAAGTCCAGTCCTGTCCGTATATCGGACGTGATCCTGCGGATATTTGTTCTTCCAATAGTCAAATATACTTGGCATCGATTTAATCGTGTAAGTCCACTACCTGTCCCATTCGTGGGACGTGATCCCGATGATCGCCGAAGCGGCTCTACCTGCTCAGTTCGCTGGGCGTAACCCAATGGCCCCCTGTCGGGGGCTTTTTTAGTTCGTGTCCTAGTTCATAGGACAAACACCCTCTGATTTCTAATCAGAAGACTCTCCACTCATATAGGTAACTTTATGTCTATCAAAAAAGCAAAGCGCCATGGCGCCCATCGTTCATCAATCGTGCGTCCTCGTACTCGCAGAGGAACTGCACTTACACACCGTGAAGAGGTGGAACTGCGGTATCAGCGATATCTAGACCGTCAGTCTGCCGTTGGGACTACACCAGTCATCACTCATACAGTATCTGTAGGAGATGGTTCTCCAGGACAGACATATATCAGTCGTCCCGTACAACGATAAAAACATAGCCCTTCGGGGCTTATCAATATTAACTTGCTAAATTACAAATGAAATTCCAGAAAAGAAATAACTTTTTAAATGGTCTACTAAGGATCAATACTTCAGGATCTGGAGTATCAGCATCCATAGGAGTGCCTGGGTTCCGTGTCAATATTCCACTCCTTGGTAAAGCCAAAACACCTGGAGTGACAGTAGGAATCCCAGGAAGTGGGATATCACATCATCAGAAACTAGGTGAATAAGTGAATTGACTTAACTATCTACCATAGGTGTATCTGCTTAAGCAGACACCTATATCTATTTATCTACTTATCTATGATTAGAAAAATCAAGCTGCGATCACTCGCTGCTAAAACTCTGCTGGCTAGCTATTGCTCGTTAACTGCAGGTATCAACCTCGGTGCCATTACACATGCTGCACCACTAACAATGCAAGAAGCTTTAGACAGCTTCAACCAATCACCACAACCAGAACCTGAAGACATCCCTGTCCCAGTAGTTCATGCTCCTACACAAGCACTGCTTGAAACTATTGCCTACGCAGAAGGAACGTGGGATGAGAAAACTCAATCGATAAATTATTCGATGCGGTTTGCCGATAGAGCTGGGCAAGGCACTCTTGATACAGATCATCCCCACCCCCGACAAATTCGAGGCAGCCGTTACGGCAGTGGTTATCGATCAGACGCCTCTGGTGCCTATCAGTTTTTATCTACTACGTGGATAGGACTGCATAACGGAACCAACCAAGTCATGTCTCCTGAAAATCAGGACAGTGCAGCACTGAAACTCGTTCGTGCCACTGGTTATGACGTCAACCGTCCATTCAGGCATCAAGCTCATCGGCTTGCAAGCACGTGGGCTTCATTCCCTACCCGTAATGGTTGGAGTTTCTACGGACAACCTAGTAAGGGACTGCATCTCCTGGATTCGTTCTTTCAGAAACGGATGGCTGTTCATCAGACATACGCAAAGCTCCCTATAGATGAACCCAGGTCGTACTGCTACCTCGAAGAGAAGCGATTAGTTACAGCGTTCGCGTAAACCATTCCCCCATTTGGGGATACAGAATCACCCATTTAGGGGATGTGAAATCCCAACATTTGCAAGATATTAAAGGTATCGAAAAGAGGTCACCAAATGAACCACAACACTGCTGACAAAACCCCCCTTGGTCACATTGCAACCGCATTGACCACGGCTCTCATCTGTTTGGTGATTGCCCTCTAAAGATTACATCCAACAACCAATGATCGAGATGACGAAGACTAATCAATAGGCCACCTCTCGGTGGCTATTTCAATTGGTGCAATCAAATAA is part of the Synechococcus sp. WH 8016 genome and encodes:
- a CDS encoding DUF4262 domain-containing protein codes for the protein MTTTNSSAPITPYEKERLATAKKHGFSFFMVRGDEEGPAFIYSIGMSQHGLPDVLMFLDSEYVAPQMGFLTNLLSHLIEGSKLFDADALIRSIHGSKKVVSDPEIEYTFTVLSPSDTDKAVHDYMCRCHYFRRVLGDPSVMVISSDFNPSWRDVTDKAIA
- a CDS encoding DUF4262 domain-containing protein; translated protein: MTTTSSSFPSAIEAYEIQKTGVAKNHGFALFPIRGDETHPGFIYTVGMAQHGLPELLVFFTEGMAPGTNNMVIQVAQHLITGSKRFEIAPLLRSFIRAGITVSDPTIHYHPEFLRGDDLKYAYQAYVTRAMRLRQELGMPKGVLVLNHADVPSIQQQRAMAMLSAS
- a CDS encoding DUF4236 domain-containing protein, whose product is MKFQKRNNFLNGLLRINTSGSGVSASIGVPGFRVNIPLLGKAKTPGVTVGIPGSGISHHQKLGE